Proteins from a genomic interval of Treponema brennaborense DSM 12168:
- a CDS encoding SDR family NAD(P)-dependent oxidoreductase: MYKLTGKTALITGASSGIGAATAMLFASEGAKVICVARKPINREGVNIEQNINSSYPNSAKFFECDVTNKKSILSLYKKINEPHEGGGYRYFI; this comes from the coding sequence TTGTATAAACTAACGGGAAAAACAGCTTTGATAACAGGAGCATCGTCCGGAATAGGTGCGGCGACTGCAATGTTATTCGCCTCAGAAGGTGCAAAAGTAATCTGTGTCGCCAGAAAACCTATAAATAGAGAAGGCGTAAATATTGAACAAAATATTAATTCCAGCTATCCAAATTCGGCTAAATTTTTTGAATGCGACGTTACAAATAAAAAATCCATTTTATCTTTATATAAAAAAATAAACGAACCGCACGAGGGGGGGGGGTATAGATATTTTATTTAA
- a CDS encoding SDR family NAD(P)-dependent oxidoreductase, which translates to MLFNNAGCLKTGALEEITDEDWDITYETNLKSILHLCQTFMPLLIKNQGVILNNTSINGLHSYIKGKRSYMYATSKAAAIQFTKYLAKNYAPDVRVNALCPGLTETDLFTNRDFSRFSDANLLERMAKPEEIARVALFLCSDDASFITGSVIVADGGETIK; encoded by the coding sequence ATTTTATTTAATAATGCAGGTTGTTTAAAAACGGGGGCTCTTGAAGAAATAACTGATGAAGATTGGGATATTACTTATGAAACAAACCTCAAATCAATACTTCATCTATGTCAGACATTTATGCCTTTACTGATTAAAAATCAGGGTGTAATTCTTAATAATACATCAATAAACGGATTGCACAGTTATATAAAGGGGAAAAGAAGCTATATGTACGCTACTTCAAAAGCCGCGGCAATTCAGTTTACGAAATATCTAGCTAAAAATTACGCACCGGATGTAAGAGTAAATGCTTTATGTCCGGGACTTACGGAAACAGATCTTTTTACAAATAGAGATTTTTCAAGATTTTCTGATGCCAATTTATTGGAAAGAATGGCAAAGCCCGAGGAAATTGCAAGAGTCGCCTTATTTTTATGTTCTGATGATGCTTCATTTATAACGGGTTCCGTTATTGTTGCGGATGGCGGTGAAACGATAAAATAA
- a CDS encoding NAD(P)/FAD-dependent oxidoreductase, producing MIQDITVTVAASERTDEAYVTQYAARELNCRTQDITALVFKKKSLDARHGKAKYHLRYTVYTAPDEPFSAGADTIAPLPEYRQALPGRSVLIIGAGPAGLFAALRLLENGVKPIIVERGSRTGERKRDIAAISTKHEVNADSNYCFGEGGAGTFSDGKLYTRSVKRGDPAKIYRIFNHFGAPADILTDAHPHIGTDKLPHIIGNMTAKIEELGGTFYFDTKCTGFITQSAADETPPRVTGVTVRSTKDGETQVHGSLQPSAEAQPVHAAQPVHAAQPSTEAQPVHAAQPSTEADRTLNADAVLLATGHSACDVYELLARTAPEALEAKTFAAGVRVEHPRKLVDHIQYHGRERTESLPAAEYRLTAQIAGPGKGNPVRGVYSFCMCPGGLVVPSASDNEGLVVNGMSPSSRAARWSNAAIVVEIRPEDIPPEYGNEAEQPQRADALSGLRFRTQLERLAKQHGDGQAAPAQRLTDFLAGRASQSLPETSYTPGIVPSRLDLWLPEHIGTRLKEGFKEFGRKMPGFITDEAVLIAPETRTSTPVRILRDRETMECTVLCGLYPAGEGSGYAGGIVSSAMDGEKAAEAIIRRFAGV from the coding sequence ATGATACAAGACATTACCGTTACCGTCGCCGCTTCCGAGCGGACGGACGAAGCATACGTTACGCAGTACGCCGCGCGTGAACTCAACTGCCGAACGCAGGACATCACCGCGCTCGTATTCAAAAAAAAATCGCTCGACGCGCGCCACGGAAAAGCAAAATACCATTTGCGTTACACCGTTTACACCGCCCCCGACGAACCGTTCTCAGCGGGAGCGGACACGATTGCACCGTTACCCGAATACCGGCAAGCACTTCCCGGACGCAGCGTGCTGATTATCGGCGCGGGGCCGGCGGGACTGTTCGCCGCGCTCAGACTGCTTGAAAACGGCGTAAAACCGATCATCGTCGAACGCGGAAGCAGAACCGGAGAACGCAAGCGCGACATCGCCGCTATCAGCACGAAACACGAAGTGAACGCCGACTCGAATTATTGCTTCGGAGAAGGCGGGGCGGGAACGTTTTCCGACGGGAAACTCTACACCCGCTCGGTCAAACGCGGCGATCCGGCAAAAATTTATCGGATATTCAACCACTTCGGCGCGCCGGCCGATATTCTGACCGACGCGCATCCGCATATCGGCACCGACAAACTGCCGCACATTATCGGCAACATGACCGCAAAGATAGAAGAACTCGGCGGAACGTTTTATTTCGACACGAAATGCACCGGCTTCATTACGCAAAGCGCCGCTGACGAAACGCCGCCGCGCGTTACCGGCGTTACCGTCCGTTCGACGAAAGACGGCGAAACTCAGGTTCACGGCTCACTACAGCCGTCCGCCGAGGCACAGCCGGTTCACGCAGCACAGCCGGTTCACGCAGCACAGCCGTCCACCGAAGCACAGCCGGTTCACGCAGCACAGCCGTCCACCGAAGCCGACCGGACGCTGAACGCCGACGCGGTGCTACTGGCAACCGGACATTCGGCCTGCGACGTATACGAACTGCTCGCCCGTACCGCACCCGAAGCACTTGAAGCGAAAACGTTCGCCGCCGGAGTTCGCGTGGAACATCCGCGAAAACTCGTAGATCACATCCAATATCACGGACGGGAACGTACCGAATCGCTCCCCGCCGCCGAATACCGGCTTACGGCGCAAATCGCCGGCCCCGGCAAAGGGAATCCGGTCAGAGGCGTCTATTCGTTCTGCATGTGCCCCGGCGGACTCGTCGTTCCGTCGGCGAGCGACAACGAGGGACTCGTCGTCAACGGAATGTCGCCGTCGAGCAGAGCCGCACGCTGGTCGAACGCGGCGATCGTCGTAGAAATCAGGCCCGAAGACATCCCGCCCGAATACGGAAACGAGGCTGAACAGCCGCAGCGTGCCGACGCACTTTCGGGACTGCGCTTCCGTACGCAATTGGAGCGGCTCGCCAAGCAGCACGGCGACGGACAGGCAGCGCCCGCTCAGCGGCTTACCGACTTTCTTGCCGGACGCGCGTCGCAATCGCTGCCGGAGACGTCGTATACGCCGGGAATCGTTCCGTCGCGACTTGATTTGTGGCTACCGGAACACATCGGTACACGTTTAAAAGAAGGATTCAAGGAATTCGGGCGGAAAATGCCGGGATTCATCACGGATGAAGCCGTTTTGATAGCTCCCGAAACGCGAACGTCCACCCCCGTACGCATTCTGCGCGATCGGGAAACGATGGAATGTACCGTACTTTGCGGATTGTACCCTGCCGGAGAAGGTTCGGGCTACGCGGGCGGCATCGTGTCGTCGGCAATGGACGGAGAAAAGGCGGCGGAAGCTATCATCCGCCGGTTCGCCGGCGTCTGA
- a CDS encoding MATE family efflux transporter, which translates to MDSPVSVLGQKRLFSNRDLWRLIWPLMIEQFLAITLGMADIIMVGSLGEAAVSGVSLVDNIQILIVNIFAALATGGAVVCAQYIGSRQDEMVSKTAKQLIYAVVLVAVVTMTVCLLTRRPLLSLIFGRIDADVMDNAQTYFMLMMFGLPSIALYNGCAALFRAQGNSRISMYIAALVNVINIGGNAFFIYGLHWGVAGVAVPTLAARTVAAGVLLFLLYRNKPYKGAPAINIKGILAVKPDFRIIKHILAIGIPNGLENSMFQVGKILVITLIATFGTGAIAANAAANTIASFEVLPAAAIGLAMLTVVGQCIGAGRLEEAKYFTRKLTGMGYAGMLILNVPLLFFARRIISVYGLSADTTDLAWKMLMCHGICGMLVWPLSFTLPNALRASNDAKFTMVVSLLSMWFIRVGLSYVFAWYTGLGALCSWVAMVIDWVARSGAFVVRFRRGKWQHKTLI; encoded by the coding sequence ATGGATAGTCCGGTTTCCGTTTTAGGACAGAAGCGCCTTTTTTCAAATAGGGATTTGTGGCGGCTGATCTGGCCGCTGATGATAGAACAGTTTCTTGCGATTACGCTCGGTATGGCCGACATTATCATGGTCGGTTCGCTCGGTGAAGCTGCCGTTTCCGGTGTTTCACTCGTCGATAATATCCAGATTCTCATCGTTAACATTTTTGCCGCGCTCGCAACCGGCGGTGCGGTCGTCTGCGCGCAGTATATCGGAAGCCGGCAGGATGAAATGGTTTCAAAAACGGCCAAGCAGCTCATTTATGCGGTAGTTCTGGTTGCCGTCGTTACCATGACGGTGTGTCTGCTGACGCGCCGTCCACTGCTTTCGCTTATTTTCGGCCGGATTGATGCGGACGTTATGGACAACGCGCAGACATATTTTATGCTCATGATGTTCGGGCTGCCGTCGATCGCTTTGTACAACGGCTGCGCGGCGCTGTTTCGCGCGCAGGGGAATTCGCGGATTTCGATGTATATCGCCGCACTGGTAAACGTGATCAATATCGGCGGAAACGCGTTTTTCATTTACGGTTTGCATTGGGGAGTCGCGGGGGTTGCCGTGCCGACGCTTGCGGCCCGTACGGTTGCCGCCGGCGTGCTGCTGTTTCTGCTGTATCGGAATAAACCGTATAAAGGCGCGCCGGCTATCAATATCAAAGGCATTTTGGCCGTCAAGCCCGATTTCCGCATCATAAAACATATTCTGGCGATCGGTATTCCGAACGGTCTTGAAAACAGCATGTTTCAAGTCGGCAAAATCTTGGTTATTACGCTGATCGCAACGTTCGGGACGGGTGCCATAGCGGCGAACGCGGCCGCGAACACTATCGCTTCGTTTGAAGTGCTGCCTGCCGCCGCGATCGGATTGGCGATGCTGACCGTCGTCGGTCAGTGTATCGGCGCGGGGCGCCTTGAAGAAGCGAAGTATTTTACCCGGAAGCTGACCGGCATGGGGTACGCGGGAATGCTGATTCTGAACGTTCCGCTGCTGTTTTTTGCCCGCCGTATCATTTCCGTATACGGGCTTTCAGCCGATACGACCGATTTGGCGTGGAAAATGCTCATGTGCCACGGTATTTGCGGAATGCTGGTGTGGCCGCTTTCGTTCACGCTGCCGAACGCCCTGCGCGCGTCCAACGACGCCAAGTTTACGATGGTGGTGTCGCTGCTTTCGATGTGGTTTATCCGCGTCGGCTTGAGTTACGTGTTCGCCTGGTACACGGGGCTGGGCGCGCTGTGCAGCTGGGTCGCCATGGTCATAGACTGGGTCGCCCGTTCCGGTGCGTTCGTCGTCCGGTTCCGGCGCGGCAAATGGCAGCATAAAACGCTGATCTGA